From Jaculus jaculus isolate mJacJac1 chromosome 19, mJacJac1.mat.Y.cur, whole genome shotgun sequence, a single genomic window includes:
- the Pear1 gene encoding platelet endothelial aggregation receptor 1 — protein MLPPLGPLLLALGLGLASTLTSNDPNACTFWESFTTTTKESHSRPFSLLPAEPCDRPWESLHSCPRPTVVYRTAYRQVVKTDSRPRLRCCQGFYESAATCVPLCVQECVHGRCVAPNQCQCVPGWRGDDCSSECAPGMWGPQCDKACHCGNSSSCDPKSGACSCSSGLQPPDCLQPCPPGHYGPACQYSCDCNGAPCDPQDGACFCPPGKTGPSCDISCPQGTAGFFCPSTHPCQNGGIFQDSQGSCSCPPGWMGTICSLPCPEGFHGPNCSQKCRCHNGGLCDRFTGQCHCAPGYMGERCREECPVGRFGQDCAETCDCAPGARCFPANGACLCEHGFTGDRCTERLCPDGRYGLGCQASCSCDPEHSVSCHPMHGECTCRPGWAGLHCNESCPRDTHGPGCLQHCLCLHGGVCLADSGLCRCAPGYTGPHCASLCPPDTYGLNCSSRCSCENAIACSPIDGACVCKEGWQRGNCSVPCPPGTWGFSCNASCQCAHDGVCSPQTGVCTCTPGWHGAHCQLPCPKGQFGEGCASRCDCDHSDGCDPVHGRCQCQAGWMGIRCHLPCPEGFWGANCSNPCTCKNGGTCVPESGACVCAPGYRGPSCQRPCQPGRYGKRCVPCKCNNHSSCHPSDGTCYCLPGWTGPNCSQACPLGYWGAKCAHPCQCHHGGTCHPQDGSCTCPPGWIGPHCLEGCPLGMFGANCSQLCQCGPGERCHPETGACLCPPGYSGIPCRIGSQETFTMMPTSPVAYNSLGAVVGIAVLGTLVVALVALFIGYRHWQKGKEHQHLAVAYSTGRLDGSEYIMPDVPPSYSHYYSNPSYHTLSQCSSNPPPPNKVPERPGGARGHDNHSTLPSDWTRRWETHDRGTSRLDRSHSYSHSHRNVPGPFCNKVTGLVSEEGLGASVVSLSSENPYATIRDLPSLPGPPWESGYMEMKGPTSGCTRRQPPPRLQDSGQRPQPQRDSGTYEQPSIPSHDGESGGSQSPSPPDPPPGHYDSPKNSHIPGHYDLPPARHPPSPPPQHQDR, from the exons ATGTTGCCACCTCTGGGTCCTCTCCTCCTAGCCCTAGGCCTGGGGCTGGCCAGCACGCTCACTTCCAATGACCCCAATGCCTGCACCTTCTGGGAAAG CTTCACGACCACCACCAAGGAGTCCCACTCCCGCCCCTTCAGCCTGCTGCCCGCAGAGCCGTGCGACAGGCCCTGGGAGAGCCTGCACAGCTGCCCTCGGCCCAC GGTAGTGTACCGGACCGCGTACCGGCAGGTGGTGAAGACAGACTCCCGCCCGCGCCTGCGATGCTGCCAGGGTTTCTACGAGAGTGCGGCCACCTGCGTCC CGCTCTGTGTCCAGGAGTGTGTCCATGGCCGCTGTGTGGCTCCCAATCAGTGCCAGTGTGTGCCAGGCTGGCGGGGTGATGACTGCTCTAGTG AGTGTGCTCCGGGAATGTGGGGGCCGCAGTGTGACAAGGCCTGCCACTGTGGCAACAGCAGCTCCTGTGATCCCAAAAGTGGGGCATGCTCTTGCTCCTCTGGCCTGCAGCCCCCAGACTgcctccagccctgccccccGGGCCACTATGGTCCTGCCTGTCAGTACAGCTGTGACTGCAATGGGGCGCCCTGCGATCCCCAGGATGGGGCCTGCTTCTGTCCTCCTGGGAAAACAGGACCCAG CTGTGACATATCCTGCCCACAGGGCACCGCTGGCTTCTTTTGCCCCAGCACCCATCCTTGCCAAAACGGGGGTATCTTTCAGGATTCCCAAGGCTCCTGCAGCTGCCCACCAGGCTGGATG GGGACCATCTGCTCCCTGCCCTGTCCAGAGGGCTTCCACGGACCCAACTGTTCACAGAAATGCCGCTGCCACAACGGTGGTCTCTGCGACCGGTTCACTGGGCAGTGCCACTGTGCTCCGGGCTATATGGGGGAGCG GTGCCGTGAGGAGTGCCCGGTGGGCCGCTTTGGGCAAGACTGTGCGGAGACGTGCGACTGCGCCCCGGGCGCGCGCTGCTTCCCGGCCAACGGCGCGTGTCTGTGCGAGCACGGCTTCACGGGCGACCGCTGCACCGAGCGCCTGTGCCCGGACGGCCGCTACGGCCTCGGCTGCCAGGCGTCGTGCAGCTGCGACCCGGAGCACAGCGTCAG CTGCCACCCGATGCACGGCGAGTGCACGTGCCGCCCGGGCTGGGCGGGCCTGCACTGCAACGAGAGCTGCCCGCGGGACACGCACGGGCCCGGCTGCCTGCAGCACTGCCTCTGCCTGCACGGCGGCGTCTGCCTGGCCGACAGCGGCCTCTGCCGGTGCGCGCCCGGCTACACG GGGCCGCACTGCGCCAGCCTCTGCCCCCCGGACACCTACGGGCTCAACTGCTCCTCCCGCTGCTCGTGCGAGAACGCCATCGCCTGCTCCCCCATAGACGGCGCGTGCGTGTGCAAAGAGG gttGGCAGCGTGGTAATTGCTCTGTTCCCTGCCCACCTGGCACTTGGGGCTTCAGTTGCAATGCCAGCTGCCAGTGTGCCCATGATGGAGTCTGCAGCCCCCAAACTGGAGTCTGTACCTGCACCCCTGGATGGCACGGGGCCCACTGCCAGCTGCCATGCCCA AAGGGGCAGTTTGGTGAAGGTTGTGCCAGTCGCTGTGATTGTGACCACTCTGATGGCTGTGACCCTGTCCATGGACGCTGCCAGTGCCAGGCTGGCTGGATGG GTATCCGCTGCCACCTGCCCTGCCCCGAGGGCTTCTGGGGAGCCAACTGCAGCAACCCCTGCACCTGCAAGAATGGGGGCACTTGTGTCCCTGAGAGTGGcgcctgtgtgtgtgcacctgggtACCGAGGCCCCTCCTGCCAAAGAC CCTGCCAGCCTGGCCGCTATGGCAAACGCTGTGTGCCCTGCAAGTGCAACAACCACTCCTCGTGCCACCCATCAGATGGGACCTGCTACTGCCTGCCTGGCTGGACAGGCCCCAACTGCTCCCAGG cATGTCCCCTAGGCTACTGGGGAGCCAAATGTGCCCACCCCTGCCAGTGTCACCATGGTGGAACCTGCCACCCCCAGGATGGGAGCTGTACCTGCCCCCCGGGCTGGATCGGACCCCACTGCTTGGAAG GCTGCCCACTAGGGATGTTTGGTGCCAACTGCTCTCAACTGTGCCAGTGTGGTCCTGGAGAGAGGTGCCACCCGGAGACTGGGGCCTGCCTGTGTCCCCCAGGGTACAGTGGCATACCCTGCAGGATTG GGAGCCAGGAGACCTTCACCATGATGCCCACCTCTCCAGTGGCCTATAATTCACTTGGGGCAGTGGTGGGcattgcagtgctggggacccTTGTGGTGGCCCTGGTGGCGCTGTTCATTGGCTATCGCCACTGGCAGAAGGGCAAGGAACATCAGCATTTGGCAGTGGCCTACAGCACGGGGCGGCTGGATGGCTCTGAGTACATCATGCCAG ATGTCCCTCCAAGCTACAGTCACTACTACTCCAACCCCAGCTACCACACCCTGTCTCAGTGCTCCTccaaccccccgccccccaacaag GTGCCTGAGCGGCCAGGCGGAGCCCGTGGGCATGATAACCATAGTACACTGCCTAGTGACTGGACACGCCGCTGGGAGACCCATGACAGAG GCACCAGCCGTCTGGACCGAAGCCACAGCTATAGCCATAGCCACAGGAATGTCCCAGGCCCATTTTGTAATAAAGTCACag GACTTGTGTCTGAAGAGGGGCTGGGGGCCAGTGTGGTATCCCTGAGCAGTGAGAACCCCTATGCCACCATCCGAGACCTGCCCAGCCTGCCAGGGCCCCCCTGGGAGAGCGGCTACATGGAAATGAAGGGCCCTACTTCGGGATGCACGCGTAGGCAGCCTCCTCCTCGGCTCCAGGACAGTGGGCAGCGCCCCCAGCCCCAGAGAGACAGTGGCACCTATGAGCAGCCCAGCATCCCAAGCCACG ATGGGGAGTCTGGGGGCTCCCAGTCTCCCAGTCCTCCAGATCCACCCCCCGGCCACTACGATTCTCCCAAGAACAGCCACATCCCTGGACACTACGATTTGCCTCC